A single genomic interval of Camelina sativa cultivar DH55 chromosome 11, Cs, whole genome shotgun sequence harbors:
- the LOC104721405 gene encoding E3 ubiquitin-protein ligase MBR2 isoform X2: protein MQGPRSTGDSSTGINYADGDPICSTNVETTSNSMLDPVDVQFPNNATASGRPTYPSSSSHVVQNHNWWSFGESSSRLGPSDQVNSIGSKTDRQLPSDGYGFEEGQSGSNGMLLPGGSFLRGSSSSNMLEHVNLGKDMEINGSGLPTSGVVIRHNNGESSLGSSSQTAEERSSGPGSSLGGLGSSCKRKAFEGAPSHSFPSESHGCLFQTEHGAWNEGLTQYDASSSLSLSMPSQNSPNVTNQPGLPEPIFGTGRGRAVAESAFPSTRSTETTSRPGRRLNPRQPQESVAFSFSQSASYVRQQQQLPATSPFVDPPDARTILVTGSSSSGDGQPSMIHLPALTRNIHQFAWNASSSSRTNNMPEEGFGPPWDAPRNNSEQPVFSTPATETRNPVPDQFHWSFARGNASTSGDSPFVPRAGSSSGIHGLQPNPTWVSPHNQSRMSEVAPWSLFPSTESESATHGASLPLLPTGPSVSSNEAATPSGSSSRSHRSRQRRSGLLLERQNDHLHLRHLGRSLAADNDGRNRLISEIRQVLSAMRRGENLRFEDYMVFDPLIYHGMAEMHDRHRDMRLDVDNMSYEELLALGERIGDVSTGLSEEVILKAMKQHKYTSSAAESHQDMEPCCVCQEEYAEGDDLGTLACGHEFHTACVKQWLMLKNLCPICKTVALST from the exons ATGCAAGGGCCACGAAGCACTGGCGATTCATCTACTGGAATAAATTACGCAGATGGAGATCCCATTTGCAGCACCAATGTAGAGACTACTTCGAATAGTATGCTGGATCCAGTGGATGTTCAGTTTCCAAACAATGCTACTGCTTCAGGACGACCAACTTACCCAAGCTCTAGCTCGCATGTTGTTCAAAATCATAACTGGTGGAGTTTTGGTGAATCCAGCTCTAGATTGGGGCCTTCTGATCAGGTCAATTCCATTGGTTCAAAGACAGATCGTCAGCTTCCCTCAGACGGATATGGATTTGAGGAAGGGCAATCAGGTTCAAATGGTATGTTGTTACCTGGAGGATCCTTCTTGCGTGGATCAAGCTCTAGTAATATGTTAGAGCATGTAAATCTGGGCAAGGACATGGAAATAAATGGTAGTGGTCTGCCGACTTCAGGGGTAGTTATCCGCCATAATAACGGTGAGAGTTCATTGGGAAGCTCAAGTCAAACCGCAGAGGAGAGAAGTAGTGGTCCAGGTTCTTCGTTGGGTGGCCTAGGTTCATCCTGCAAAAGAAAAGCTTTCGAAGGAGCTCCTAGCCATTCGTTTCCTAGTGAAAGTCATGGTTGCCTTTTTCAAACTGAGCATGGGGCTTGGAATGAGGGTCTTACTCAGTATGATGCTTCAAGTAGCTTAAGTTTGTCTATGCCCTCGCAAAATTCTCCAAATGTTACTAATCAGCCTGGTCTGCCGGAACCAATATTTGGAACGGGTCGTGGAAGAGCAGTTGCAGAAAGTGCTTTTCCTTCTACAAGAAGCACTGAAACCACATCTAGACCAGGCAGGCGGTTAAATCCCAGGCAGCCGCAGGAGTCAGTAGCATTCAGCTTCTCACAGTCTGCTAGTTATGTGCGTCAGCAACAGCAGTTACCAGCAACTTCTCCTTTTGTTGACCCTCCGGATGCAAGAACAATACTAGTTACAGGTAGCTCAAGCAGTGGTGATGGTCAGCCAAGTATGATCCACCTTCCTGCATTGACCAGAAATATACACCAATTTGCTTGGAATGCTTCTTCGAGTTCAAGAACAAACAATATGCCTGAAGAGGGATTTGGACCACCATGGGACGCGCCAAGAAACAACTCAGAGCAGCCAGTCTTTTCTACACCTGCAACTGAAACGAGAAATCCAGTGCCGGATCAGTTTCATTGGAGTTTCGCTCGTGGAAACGCTAGTACATCTGGAGATTCTCCCTTTGTTCCTCGAGCAGGATCGAGTTCAGGGATCCATGGTTTGCAGCCGAATCCCACATGGGTTTCTCCTCATAATCAATCAAGGATGTCAGAAGTTGCTCCGTGGTCTTTATTTCCTAGTACTGAATCTGAATCGGCTACACATGGTGCTTCTCTTCCATTACTACCCACAGGGCCTTCTGTTTCTTCAAACGAAGCTGCTACGCCATCTGGAT CTAGTAGTCGGAGTCATCGCTCTCGACAAAGAAGATCAGGACTGTTACTGGAAAGGCAAAATGATCATCTCCATTTGCGCCACTTGGGAAGAAGCTTAGCTGCTGATAACGATGGAAGGAACCGGCTGATTTCAGAG ATACGGCAAGTGTTGAGTGCCATGCGAAGAGGGGAGAATTTACGGTTTGAG GATTATATGGTATTTGATCCACTGATCTACCATGGTATGGCCGAGATGCATGATAGGCATCGGGATATGCGCCTTGACGTTGACAACATGTCGTATGAG GAGCTATTGGCACTTGGGGAACGCATAGGAGATGTGAGCACCGGGCTAAGCGAAGAGGTGATTCTTAAAGCAATGAAACAGCACAAATATACATCTTCCGCTGCAGAATCCCACCAGGACATGGAACCTTGCTGTGTCTGTCAG GAAGAGTATGCAGAAGGTGATGATCTTGGAACCCTGGCATGTGGTCATGAATTCCACACTGCCTGCGTCAAGCAATGGCTCATGCTCAAGAATCTCTGCCCAATTTGTAAGACTGTGGCTTTATCTACATAA
- the LOC104721404 gene encoding caffeoyl-CoA O-methyltransferase 1: MATTTTEATKTSTNGEDEKQSQNLRHQEVGHKSLLQSDDLYQYILETSVYPREPESMKELREVTAKHPWNIMTTSADEGQFLNMLIKLVNAKNTMEIGVYTGYSLLATALALPEDGKILAMDVNRENYELGLPIIEKAGVAHKIDFREGPALPVLDEIVADEKNHGTYDFIFVDADKDNYINYHKRLIDLVKVGGVIGYDNTLWNGSVVAPADAPMRKYVRYYRDFVLELNKALAADPRIEICMLPVGDGITICRRIS; encoded by the exons atggCAACGACAACAACAGAAGCCACGAAGACATCTACCAATGGAGAAGATGAGAAGCAATCTCAGAATCTCAGACACCAAGAAGTTGGTCACAAGAGTCTCTTGCAGAGCGACGATCTCTACCAG TATATATTGGAGACAAGTGTGTATCCAAGGGAACCAGAATCGATGAAGGAACTCAGGGAAGTGACAGCAAAACATCCCTG gaaCATAATGACAACATCAGCAGATGAAGGACAGTTCTTGAACATGCTCATCAAGCTCGTTAACGCCAAGAACACAATGGAGATCGGTGTTTACACTGGTTACTCTCTTCTCGCCACCGCTCTTGCTCTCCCTGAAGACGgcaaa ATTCTTGCTATGGACGTTAACAGAGAGAACTACGAATTGGGTTTACCGATCATTGAGAAAGCTGGCGTTGCTCACAAGATCGACTTCAGGGAAGGCCCTGCTCTTCCCGTTCTTGATGAAATCGTAGCTGAC GAGAAGAACCATGGAACATATGACTTTATCTTTGTTGATGCTGACAAGGATAACTACATCAACTACCATAAACGTCTGATCGATCTTGTGAAAGTTGGAGGAGTGATTGGCTACGACAACACTCTGTGGAACGGTTCGGTCGTGGCTCCTGCTGATGCACCAATGAGGAAGTACGTTCGTTACTACAGAGACTTTGTTCTTGAGCTCAACAAGGCTCTCGCTGCTGACCCTCGGATTGAGATCTGTATGCTCCCTGTGGGTGATGGAATCACTATCTGCCGTCGGATCAGTTAA
- the LOC104721405 gene encoding E3 ubiquitin-protein ligase MBR2 isoform X1: MQGPRSTGDSSTGINYADGDPICSTNVETTSNSMLDPVDVQFPNNATASGRPTYPSSSSHVVQNHNWWSFGESSSRLGPSDQVNSIGSKTDRQLPSDGYGFEEGQSGSNGMLLPGGSFLRGSSSSNMLEHVNLGKDMEINGSGLPTSGVVIRHNNGESSLGSSSQTAEERSSGPGSSLGGLGSSCKRKAFEGAPSHSFPSESHGCLFQTEHGAWNEGLTQYDASSSLSLSMPSQNSPNVTNQPGLPEPIFGTGRGRAVAESAFPSTRSTETTSRPGRRLNPRQPQESVAFSFSQSASYVRQQQQLPATSPFVDPPDARTILVTGSSSSGDGQPSMIHLPALTRNIHQFAWNASSSSRTNNMPEEGFGPPWDAPRNNSEQPVFSTPATETRNPVPDQFHWSFARGNASTSGDSPFVPRAGSSSGIHGLQPNPTWVSPHNQSRMSEVAPWSLFPSTESESATHGASLPLLPTGPSVSSNEAATPSGSSSRSHRSRQRRSGLLLERQNDHLHLRHLGRSLAADNDGRNRLISEIRQVLSAMRRGENLRFEDYMVFDPLIYHGMAEMHDRHRDMRLDVDNMSYEELLALGERIGDVSTGLSEEVILKAMKQHKYTSSAAESHQDMEPCCVCQEEYAEGDDLGTLACGHEFHTACVKQWLMLKNLCPICKTVALST; this comes from the exons ATGCAAGGGCCACGAAGCACTGGCGATTCATCTACTGGAATAAATTACGCAGATGGAGATCCCATTTGCAGCACCAATGTAGAGACTACTTCGAATAGTATGCTGGATCCAGTGGATGTTCAGTTTCCAAACAATGCTACTGCTTCAGGACGACCAACTTACCCAAGCTCTAGCTCGCATGTTGTTCAAAATCATAACTGGTGGAGTTTTGGTGAATCCAGCTCTAGATTGGGGCCTTCTGATCAGGTCAATTCCATTGGTTCAAAGACAGATCGTCAGCTTCCCTCAGACGGATATGGATTTGAGGAAGGGCAATCAGGTTCAAATGGTATGTTGTTACCTGGAGGATCCTTCTTGCGTGGATCAAGCTCTAGTAATATGTTAGAGCATGTAAATCTGGGCAAGGACATGGAAATAAATGGTAGTGGTCTGCCGACTTCAGGGGTAGTTATCCGCCATAATAACGGTGAGAGTTCATTGGGAAGCTCAAGTCAAACCGCAGAGGAGAGAAGTAGTGGTCCAGGTTCTTCGTTGGGTGGCCTAGGTTCATCCTGCAAAAGAAAAGCTTTCGAAGGAGCTCCTAGCCATTCGTTTCCTAGTGAAAGTCATGGTTGCCTTTTTCAAACTGAGCATGGGGCTTGGAATGAGGGTCTTACTCAGTATGATGCTTCAAGTAGCTTAAGTTTGTCTATGCCCTCGCAAAATTCTCCAAATGTTACTAATCAGCCTGGTCTGCCGGAACCAATATTTGGAACGGGTCGTGGAAGAGCAGTTGCAGAAAGTGCTTTTCCTTCTACAAGAAGCACTGAAACCACATCTAGACCAGGCAGGCGGTTAAATCCCAGGCAGCCGCAGGAGTCAGTAGCATTCAGCTTCTCACAGTCTGCTAGTTATGTGCGTCAGCAACAGCAGTTACCAGCAACTTCTCCTTTTGTTGACCCTCCGGATGCAAGAACAATACTAGTTACAGGTAGCTCAAGCAGTGGTGATGGTCAGCCAAGTATGATCCACCTTCCTGCATTGACCAGAAATATACACCAATTTGCTTGGAATGCTTCTTCGAGTTCAAGAACAAACAATATGCCTGAAGAGGGATTTGGACCACCATGGGACGCGCCAAGAAACAACTCAGAGCAGCCAGTCTTTTCTACACCTGCAACTGAAACGAGAAATCCAGTGCCGGATCAGTTTCATTGGAGTTTCGCTCGTGGAAACGCTAGTACATCTGGAGATTCTCCCTTTGTTCCTCGAGCAGGATCGAGTTCAGGGATCCATGGTTTGCAGCCGAATCCCACATGGGTTTCTCCTCATAATCAATCAAGGATGTCAGAAGTTGCTCCGTGGTCTTTATTTCCTAGTACTGAATCTGAATCGGCTACACATGGTGCTTCTCTTCCATTACTACCCACAGGGCCTTCTGTTTCTTCAAACGAAGCTGCTACGCCATCTGGATCTAGTAGTCGGAGTCATCGCTCTCGACAAAGAAG ATCAGGACTGTTACTGGAAAGGCAAAATGATCATCTCCATTTGCGCCACTTGGGAAGAAGCTTAGCTGCTGATAACGATGGAAGGAACCGGCTGATTTCAGAG ATACGGCAAGTGTTGAGTGCCATGCGAAGAGGGGAGAATTTACGGTTTGAG GATTATATGGTATTTGATCCACTGATCTACCATGGTATGGCCGAGATGCATGATAGGCATCGGGATATGCGCCTTGACGTTGACAACATGTCGTATGAG GAGCTATTGGCACTTGGGGAACGCATAGGAGATGTGAGCACCGGGCTAAGCGAAGAGGTGATTCTTAAAGCAATGAAACAGCACAAATATACATCTTCCGCTGCAGAATCCCACCAGGACATGGAACCTTGCTGTGTCTGTCAG GAAGAGTATGCAGAAGGTGATGATCTTGGAACCCTGGCATGTGGTCATGAATTCCACACTGCCTGCGTCAAGCAATGGCTCATGCTCAAGAATCTCTGCCCAATTTGTAAGACTGTGGCTTTATCTACATAA
- the LOC104721409 gene encoding methylcrotonoyl-CoA carboxylase beta chain, mitochondrial-like, whose product MLRILSRRAVSTSEELTSSIQQWRMRPGTDSRPDPFRIFRRLQKGFCVGVLLDGVDRNSEAFSSNSIAMERILSELRSHIKKVLAGGGEEALKRNRSRNKLLPRERIDRLLDPGSSFLELSQLAGHELYEEPLPSGGIITGIGPIHGRLCMFMANDPTVKGGTYYPITIKKHLRAQEIAARCRLPCIYLVDSGGAYLPKQAEVFPDKENFGRVFYNESVMSSDGIPQIAIVLGSCTAGGAYIPAMADESVMVKGNGTIFLAGPPLVKAATGEEVSAEDLGGATVHCTVSGVSDYFAQDELHGLAIGRNIVKNLHMAAKQGIEGTFGSKNLEYKEPLYDINELRSIAPVDHKQQFDVRSIIARIVDGSEFDEFKKQYGTTLVTGFARIYGQTVGIIGNNGILFNESALKGAHFIELCSQRKIPLVFLQNITGFMVGSRAEANGIAKSGAKMVMAVSCAKVPKITIITGASFGAGNYAMCGRAYSPDFMFMWPNARIGIMGGAQAAGVLTQIERATKKRQGIKWTEEEEEAFTKKTVDAYEREANPYFSTARLWDDGVIDPSDTRKVLGLCLSAASNRPVEDTRFGVFRM is encoded by the exons atgtTAAGGATTTTGAGTAGAAGAGCAGTATCAACTTCGGAAGAGCTTACTAGTAGTATTCAACAATGGCGGATGCGACCAGGAACCGATTCTCGCCCCGATCCTTTTCGAATTTTCCGACGACTTCAAAAGGGTTTCTGCGTGGGCGTTCTCCTGGACGGAGTCGATAGAAATTCCGAAGCTTTTTCTAGTAACTCGATCGCCATGGAAAGGATCTTATCGGAGCTTCGTTCCCACATCAAAAAG GTATTGGCCGGAGGTGGAGAGGAGGCGTTGAAGAGGAACAGAAGTAGAAACAAGCTTTTGCCTAGAGAGAGGATTGATCGGCTTCTTGATCCTGGTTCTTCCTTTCTGGAGCTCTCTCAG CTTGCAGGACACGAACTGTATGAGGAGCCTTTACCTTCTGGCGGCATAATCACAGGGATAGGACCAATCCATGGCCGTCTTTGTATGTTTATGGCAAATGATCCTACAGTAAAAGGGGGGACTTATTATCCCATTACTATCAAGAAACATCTCAGGGCACAAGAGATTGCTGCTCGGTGCAGACTCCCCTGCATATATCTTGTTGACAGTGGCGGTGCCTATCTTCCAAAACAGGCTGAGGTTTTCCCTGACAAGGAGAATTTCGGAAGGGTTTTCTACAATGAATCCGTTATGTCGTCTGATGGAATTCCACAGATCGCCATAGTTTTAGGCTCATGCACTGCAGGCGGTGCCTATATACCTGCCATGGCTGATGAAAGTGTGATGGTGAAAGGGAATGGTACCATATTTTTGGCAGGACCTCCACTTGTCAAG GCTGCTACAGGAGAGGAAGTTTCAGCTGAGGATTTAGGAGGCGCCACGGTTCACTGTACTGTGTCTGGTGTGTCGGATTATTTTGCTCAAG ACGAGCTACATGGACTCGCTATTGGAAGAAACATTGTCAAGAATTTGCATATGGCTGCAAAACAAGGGATCGAAGGAACATTTGGAAGCAAAAATCTTGAGTACAAGGAACCTCTCTATGACATAAACGAGCTTCGCTCCATTGCTCCAGTAGATCACAAGCAGCAATTTGATGTCCGGTCTATTATTGCTCGGATAGTTGATGGGAGTGAATTTGACGAGTTCAAGAAACAATACGGCACT ACGCTTGTGACGGGCTTTGCTAGAATTTATGGTCAGACAGTAGGAATCATCGGGAACAATGGCATACTGTTCAATGAATCTGCACTAAAAGGAGCTCACTTCATTGAATTATGTTCTCAACGTAAAATTCCTCTTGTTTTCCTCCAAAACATCACAGGCTTTATG GTGGGTTCAAGAGCTGAGGCCAATGGCATTGCAAAATCTGGAGCGAAAATGGTGATGGCAGTATCTTGTGCTAAG GTACCAAAGATTACAATTATAACCGGTGCAAGCTTTGGTGCTGGAAACTATGCGATGTGTGGCCGTGCATACAGTCCAGATTTCATGTTCATGTGGCCAAATGCCAGGATTGGCATCATGGGCGGCGCTCAG GCTGCGGGTGTTTTAACACAAATCGAAAGGGCTACTAAGAAGAGACAAGGAATCAAG TggacagaggaagaggaagaagcgtTCACGAAGAAAACGGTGGATGCATACGAGAGAGAGGCAAATCCTTACTTCTCCACGGCGAGGCTTTGGGATGATGGAGTGATTGATCCTTCTGATACCAGAAAGGTTTTGGGACTTTGTCTCTCCGCTGCTTCAAACCGTCCTGTAGAAGATACTCGATTTGGTGTCTTTAGAATGTAA
- the LOC104721405 gene encoding E3 ubiquitin-protein ligase MBR2 isoform X4 gives MQGPRSTGDSSTGINYADGDPICSTNVETTSNSMLDPVDVQFPNNATASGRPTYPSSSSHVVQNHNWWSFGESSSRLGPSDQVNSIGSKTDRQLPSDGYGFEEGQSGSNGMLLPGGSFLRGSSSSNMLEHVNLGKDMEINGSGLPTSGVVIRHNNGESSLGSSSQTAEERSSGPGSSLGGLGSSCKRKAFEGAPSHSFPSESHGCLFQTEHGAWNEGLTQYDASSSLSLSMPSQNSPNVTNQPGLPEPIFGTGRGRAVAESAFPSTRSTETTSRPGRRLNPRQPQESVAFSFSQSASYVRQQQQLPATSPFVDPPDARTILVTGSSSSGDGQPSMIHLPALTRNIHQFAWNASSSSRTNNMPEEGFGPPWDAPRNNSEQPVFSTPATETRNPVPDQFHWSFARGNASTSGDSPFVPRAGSSSGIHGLQPNPTWPNPTWVSPHNQSRMSEVAPWSLFPSTESESATHGASLPLLPTGPSVSSNEAATPSGSSSRSHRSRQRRSGLLLERQNDHLHLRHLGRSLAADNDGRNRLISEIRQVLSAMRRGENLRFEDYMVFDPLIYHGMAEMHDRHRDMRLDVDNMSYEELLALGERIGDVSTGLSEEVILKAMKQHKYTSSAAESHQDMEPCCVCQEEYAEGDDLGTLACGHEFHTACVKQWLMLKNLCPICKTVALST, from the exons ATGCAAGGGCCACGAAGCACTGGCGATTCATCTACTGGAATAAATTACGCAGATGGAGATCCCATTTGCAGCACCAATGTAGAGACTACTTCGAATAGTATGCTGGATCCAGTGGATGTTCAGTTTCCAAACAATGCTACTGCTTCAGGACGACCAACTTACCCAAGCTCTAGCTCGCATGTTGTTCAAAATCATAACTGGTGGAGTTTTGGTGAATCCAGCTCTAGATTGGGGCCTTCTGATCAGGTCAATTCCATTGGTTCAAAGACAGATCGTCAGCTTCCCTCAGACGGATATGGATTTGAGGAAGGGCAATCAGGTTCAAATGGTATGTTGTTACCTGGAGGATCCTTCTTGCGTGGATCAAGCTCTAGTAATATGTTAGAGCATGTAAATCTGGGCAAGGACATGGAAATAAATGGTAGTGGTCTGCCGACTTCAGGGGTAGTTATCCGCCATAATAACGGTGAGAGTTCATTGGGAAGCTCAAGTCAAACCGCAGAGGAGAGAAGTAGTGGTCCAGGTTCTTCGTTGGGTGGCCTAGGTTCATCCTGCAAAAGAAAAGCTTTCGAAGGAGCTCCTAGCCATTCGTTTCCTAGTGAAAGTCATGGTTGCCTTTTTCAAACTGAGCATGGGGCTTGGAATGAGGGTCTTACTCAGTATGATGCTTCAAGTAGCTTAAGTTTGTCTATGCCCTCGCAAAATTCTCCAAATGTTACTAATCAGCCTGGTCTGCCGGAACCAATATTTGGAACGGGTCGTGGAAGAGCAGTTGCAGAAAGTGCTTTTCCTTCTACAAGAAGCACTGAAACCACATCTAGACCAGGCAGGCGGTTAAATCCCAGGCAGCCGCAGGAGTCAGTAGCATTCAGCTTCTCACAGTCTGCTAGTTATGTGCGTCAGCAACAGCAGTTACCAGCAACTTCTCCTTTTGTTGACCCTCCGGATGCAAGAACAATACTAGTTACAGGTAGCTCAAGCAGTGGTGATGGTCAGCCAAGTATGATCCACCTTCCTGCATTGACCAGAAATATACACCAATTTGCTTGGAATGCTTCTTCGAGTTCAAGAACAAACAATATGCCTGAAGAGGGATTTGGACCACCATGGGACGCGCCAAGAAACAACTCAGAGCAGCCAGTCTTTTCTACACCTGCAACTGAAACGAGAAATCCAGTGCCGGATCAGTTTCATTGGAGTTTCGCTCGTGGAAACGCTAGTACATCTGGAGATTCTCCCTTTGTTCCTCGAGCAGGATCGAGTTCAGGGATCCATGGTTTGCAGCCGAATCCCACATGG CCGAATCCCACATGGGTTTCTCCTCATAATCAATCAAGGATGTCAGAAGTTGCTCCGTGGTCTTTATTTCCTAGTACTGAATCTGAATCGGCTACACATGGTGCTTCTCTTCCATTACTACCCACAGGGCCTTCTGTTTCTTCAAACGAAGCTGCTACGCCATCTGGATCTAGTAGTCGGAGTCATCGCTCTCGACAAAGAAGATCAGGACTGTTACTGGAAAGGCAAAATGATCATCTCCATTTGCGCCACTTGGGAAGAAGCTTAGCTGCTGATAACGATGGAAGGAACCGGCTGATTTCAGAG ATACGGCAAGTGTTGAGTGCCATGCGAAGAGGGGAGAATTTACGGTTTGAG GATTATATGGTATTTGATCCACTGATCTACCATGGTATGGCCGAGATGCATGATAGGCATCGGGATATGCGCCTTGACGTTGACAACATGTCGTATGAG GAGCTATTGGCACTTGGGGAACGCATAGGAGATGTGAGCACCGGGCTAAGCGAAGAGGTGATTCTTAAAGCAATGAAACAGCACAAATATACATCTTCCGCTGCAGAATCCCACCAGGACATGGAACCTTGCTGTGTCTGTCAG GAAGAGTATGCAGAAGGTGATGATCTTGGAACCCTGGCATGTGGTCATGAATTCCACACTGCCTGCGTCAAGCAATGGCTCATGCTCAAGAATCTCTGCCCAATTTGTAAGACTGTGGCTTTATCTACATAA
- the LOC104721405 gene encoding E3 ubiquitin-protein ligase MBR2 isoform X3, whose protein sequence is MQGPRSTGDSSTGINYADGDPICSTNVETTSNSMLDPVDVQFPNNATASGRPTYPSSSSHVVQNHNWWSFGESSSRLGPSDQVNSIGSKTDRQLPSDGYGFEEGQSGSNGMLLPGGSFLRGSSSSNMLEHVNLGKDMEINGSGLPTSGVVIRHNNGESSLGSSSQTAEERSSGPGSSLGGLGSSCKRKAFEGAPSHSFPSESHGCLFQTEHGAWNEGLTQYDASSSLSLSMPSQNSPNVTNQPGLPEPIFGTGRGRAVAESAFPSTRSTETTSRPGRRLNPRQPQESVAFSFSQSASYVRQQQQLPATSPFVDPPDARTILVTGSSSSGDGQPSMIHLPALTRNIHQFAWNASSSSRTNNMPEEGFGPPWDAPRNNSEQPVFSTPATETRNPVPDQFHWSFARGNASTSGDSPFVPRAGSSSGIHGLQPNPTWVSPHNQSRMSEVAPWSLFPSTESESATHGASLPLLPTGPSVSSNEAATPSGSSSRSHRSRQRRSGLLLERQNDHLHLRHLGRSLAADNDGRNRLISEIRQVLSAMRRGENLRFEDYMVFDPLIYHGMAEMHDRHRDMRLDVDNMSYEELLALGERIGDVSTGLSEEVILKAMKQHKYTSSAAESHQDMEPCCVCQEEYAEGDDLGTLACGHEFHTACVKQWLMLKNLCPICKTVALST, encoded by the exons ATGCAAGGGCCACGAAGCACTGGCGATTCATCTACTGGAATAAATTACGCAGATGGAGATCCCATTTGCAGCACCAATGTAGAGACTACTTCGAATAGTATGCTGGATCCAGTGGATGTTCAGTTTCCAAACAATGCTACTGCTTCAGGACGACCAACTTACCCAAGCTCTAGCTCGCATGTTGTTCAAAATCATAACTGGTGGAGTTTTGGTGAATCCAGCTCTAGATTGGGGCCTTCTGATCAGGTCAATTCCATTGGTTCAAAGACAGATCGTCAGCTTCCCTCAGACGGATATGGATTTGAGGAAGGGCAATCAGGTTCAAATGGTATGTTGTTACCTGGAGGATCCTTCTTGCGTGGATCAAGCTCTAGTAATATGTTAGAGCATGTAAATCTGGGCAAGGACATGGAAATAAATGGTAGTGGTCTGCCGACTTCAGGGGTAGTTATCCGCCATAATAACGGTGAGAGTTCATTGGGAAGCTCAAGTCAAACCGCAGAGGAGAGAAGTAGTGGTCCAGGTTCTTCGTTGGGTGGCCTAGGTTCATCCTGCAAAAGAAAAGCTTTCGAAGGAGCTCCTAGCCATTCGTTTCCTAGTGAAAGTCATGGTTGCCTTTTTCAAACTGAGCATGGGGCTTGGAATGAGGGTCTTACTCAGTATGATGCTTCAAGTAGCTTAAGTTTGTCTATGCCCTCGCAAAATTCTCCAAATGTTACTAATCAGCCTGGTCTGCCGGAACCAATATTTGGAACGGGTCGTGGAAGAGCAGTTGCAGAAAGTGCTTTTCCTTCTACAAGAAGCACTGAAACCACATCTAGACCAGGCAGGCGGTTAAATCCCAGGCAGCCGCAGGAGTCAGTAGCATTCAGCTTCTCACAGTCTGCTAGTTATGTGCGTCAGCAACAGCAGTTACCAGCAACTTCTCCTTTTGTTGACCCTCCGGATGCAAGAACAATACTAGTTACAGGTAGCTCAAGCAGTGGTGATGGTCAGCCAAGTATGATCCACCTTCCTGCATTGACCAGAAATATACACCAATTTGCTTGGAATGCTTCTTCGAGTTCAAGAACAAACAATATGCCTGAAGAG GGATTTGGACCACCATGGGACGCGCCAAGAAACAACTCAGAGCAGCCAGTCTTTTCTACACCTGCAACTGAAACGAGAAATCCAGTGCCGGATCAGTTTCATTGGAGTTTCGCTCGTGGAAACGCTAGTACATCTGGAGATTCTCCCTTTGTTCCTCGAGCAGGATCGAGTTCAGGGATCCATGGTTTGCAGCCGAATCCCACATGGGTTTCTCCTCATAATCAATCAAGGATGTCAGAAGTTGCTCCGTGGTCTTTATTTCCTAGTACTGAATCTGAATCGGCTACACATGGTGCTTCTCTTCCATTACTACCCACAGGGCCTTCTGTTTCTTCAAACGAAGCTGCTACGCCATCTGGATCTAGTAGTCGGAGTCATCGCTCTCGACAAAGAAGATCAGGACTGTTACTGGAAAGGCAAAATGATCATCTCCATTTGCGCCACTTGGGAAGAAGCTTAGCTGCTGATAACGATGGAAGGAACCGGCTGATTTCAGAG ATACGGCAAGTGTTGAGTGCCATGCGAAGAGGGGAGAATTTACGGTTTGAG GATTATATGGTATTTGATCCACTGATCTACCATGGTATGGCCGAGATGCATGATAGGCATCGGGATATGCGCCTTGACGTTGACAACATGTCGTATGAG GAGCTATTGGCACTTGGGGAACGCATAGGAGATGTGAGCACCGGGCTAAGCGAAGAGGTGATTCTTAAAGCAATGAAACAGCACAAATATACATCTTCCGCTGCAGAATCCCACCAGGACATGGAACCTTGCTGTGTCTGTCAG GAAGAGTATGCAGAAGGTGATGATCTTGGAACCCTGGCATGTGGTCATGAATTCCACACTGCCTGCGTCAAGCAATGGCTCATGCTCAAGAATCTCTGCCCAATTTGTAAGACTGTGGCTTTATCTACATAA